In a single window of the Bacteroidota bacterium genome:
- a CDS encoding DUF2012 domain-containing protein: protein MKKIYLFIICLAMFALKTNAQCDVYFNTDIEGATVYFNASHTDTLASGSYFWDFGDQQTSTLKNPIHTYTSSGSFYVNLYFTSTDSLCTPYYTYPVEINLTPTYYIGGMIYADSSPLDSATVTLYKKDSLLYYTYLDTVVNGSEFIINDLPQGIYLFKASPVVSTAQFSQFLPTYFGNTTTWTNAQEVNLDSWMEVNLVPFFVTDTSWNTGNDIIDGTIFQDTTGFGRAGSNPVRNTTVNMRNSSDDLLITELTDEDGKFSIKNVAAGSYTISVDYPGYTMQPYLVTADGDSTTTTTINFDLNQDGSIVTSILYTQNKINIGNVSVFPNPASESVVISTASFNLQPVQIKITSFSGKVIYNEQLIIQNEEVKLNTSVWPNGLYFITVISDDSSTTKKLIIKQ from the coding sequence ATGAAAAAAATTTACTTATTTATTATTTGCTTGGCAATGTTTGCTTTAAAAACAAATGCTCAATGTGATGTTTATTTTAATACCGACATTGAAGGCGCAACTGTTTATTTCAATGCCAGCCATACTGATACCTTAGCATCAGGTTCTTACTTCTGGGATTTCGGAGATCAGCAAACATCTACCTTAAAAAACCCAATTCATACCTATACCTCATCAGGATCATTTTATGTTAATTTATATTTTACATCTACAGACAGTTTATGTACCCCTTATTATACTTATCCTGTTGAAATAAATCTTACACCTACTTATTATATTGGTGGTATGATATACGCTGATTCTTCACCTTTGGATTCGGCTACTGTTACTTTATACAAAAAAGACAGTCTTTTATACTACACTTATTTAGATACTGTTGTAAATGGATCAGAATTTATTATCAATGACCTTCCTCAAGGCATCTATTTGTTTAAGGCATCCCCGGTGGTTTCTACTGCTCAGTTTAGCCAGTTCCTGCCAACTTATTTTGGAAATACCACAACCTGGACTAATGCTCAGGAAGTTAATTTAGATAGTTGGATGGAAGTTAATCTTGTGCCATTTTTCGTTACTGATACATCCTGGAATACAGGTAATGATATTATTGATGGTACTATTTTTCAGGATACAACTGGTTTTGGCCGAGCTGGATCAAACCCTGTTAGAAACACAACTGTAAACATGCGTAATAGTTCAGATGATTTATTAATTACTGAATTAACTGATGAGGATGGCAAATTTAGCATCAAAAATGTTGCTGCTGGAAGTTATACAATTAGTGTTGATTATCCAGGTTACACAATGCAACCTTATTTAGTTACAGCTGACGGTGATTCCACAACAACCACTACAATTAATTTTGATTTAAATCAGGATGGCAGTATTGTAACAAGCATTTTATATACCCAAAACAAAATTAATATTGGAAATGTATCGGTCTTTCCAAACCCAGCCTCAGAATCCGTTGTTATAAGCACTGCTTCTTTTAATCTTCAGCCTGTTCAAATCAAAATAACTTCATTTTCAGGGAAAGTAATTTATAACGAGCAGCTAATTATTCAAAACGAAGAAGTAAAATTAAATACTTCTGTTTGGCCAAATGGATTGTACTTTATCACTGTTATTTCAGATGATTCAAGCACAACTAAAAAATTAATTATAAAACAATAA
- a CDS encoding uracil phosphoribosyltransferase, producing the protein MNEIIYGLGKLFQESFKILNLLGNIPNYIFIATGFILLFYWLKEMVKYNREAEEKGTLK; encoded by the coding sequence ATGAACGAAATAATATACGGATTAGGTAAGCTGTTTCAAGAATCATTTAAAATCCTGAATCTTTTGGGTAATATCCCCAATTATATATTTATAGCAACCGGCTTTATACTTCTTTTTTACTGGCTTAAAGAAATGGTAAAATACAACCGTGAGGCTGAAGAAAAAGGAACTTTAAAATAA
- the gmk gene encoding guanylate kinase, protein MAGKLIIFSAPSGAGKTTIVQHLVKLPKFNLEFSISACCRPKRDGELGGKDYYFLSKDEFMDKIEQGEFLEWQEVYKDHYYGTLYSEVERILNNNKNVIFDVDVEGGLNLKQKYADNALAVFVMPPSIQHLEQRLRDRSTESPESIARRMGKAEKELTVADQFDVILYNDNLEKALKDAEKIVEEYLQKQEKSSTEKNRPF, encoded by the coding sequence ATGGCAGGTAAATTAATTATATTTTCAGCACCCTCCGGGGCAGGTAAAACAACAATAGTTCAGCATCTTGTTAAGCTCCCGAAATTCAACCTTGAATTTTCCATATCTGCATGTTGCAGGCCAAAGAGAGATGGAGAACTAGGAGGAAAGGATTATTATTTTTTATCCAAGGATGAATTCATGGACAAAATTGAGCAGGGCGAGTTTCTTGAGTGGCAGGAAGTATATAAAGATCATTATTATGGAACTCTTTATTCAGAGGTAGAGCGAATTCTTAACAACAACAAAAATGTAATTTTTGATGTGGATGTAGAAGGGGGATTAAACCTTAAACAAAAATATGCAGATAATGCCCTTGCAGTTTTTGTAATGCCTCCTTCCATCCAGCATTTGGAGCAAAGGTTAAGAGACCGTTCTACAGAATCCCCCGAAAGCATTGCTCGCAGAATGGGCAAAGCTGAAAAAGAGCTTACAGTTGCTGACCAATTTGATGTTATTCTTTACAACGACAATCTTGAGAAAGCATTAAAAGATGCTGAAAAAATTGTTGAAGAATACCTTCAAAAGCAGGAGAAAAGCAGTACTGAAAAAAACAGGCCTTTTTAG
- the purQ gene encoding phosphoribosylformylglycinamidine synthase subunit PurQ codes for MPKFGVVTFPGSNCDEDMIYVLSEKMGQRVEHLWHKDSDLKGCDFIVLPGGFSYGDYLRSGAIARFSPIMNSVIAHANKGGYVLGVCNGFQILCEAGLVPGALLHNEHQKFNCKNVYLKAQTSDTALTANIDLTQVLKIPVAHGEGLYFANEQTLKQLNDNGQVLFRYCDESGNISKEANPNGSVENIAGVCNSGKNVFGMMPHPERAADKDLGNTDGIVIFDSIISVLNKVSA; via the coding sequence ATGCCAAAATTCGGAGTAGTTACATTTCCAGGATCCAATTGTGATGAAGACATGATTTACGTCCTTAGTGAAAAAATGGGACAGCGTGTGGAGCATTTGTGGCATAAAGACAGCGATTTAAAAGGCTGTGATTTCATCGTGCTTCCGGGAGGCTTCTCCTATGGCGATTATTTACGATCAGGAGCAATTGCCCGTTTTTCCCCAATTATGAATTCAGTTATTGCACATGCAAATAAAGGTGGATATGTACTGGGTGTTTGCAACGGTTTTCAGATTTTATGCGAAGCTGGCCTTGTTCCAGGAGCATTATTACACAATGAACATCAAAAATTCAATTGCAAGAATGTATATTTAAAAGCTCAAACAAGCGATACTGCATTAACAGCAAATATCGATCTTACCCAGGTTCTTAAAATCCCTGTTGCTCACGGTGAAGGATTGTATTTTGCCAATGAACAAACCTTAAAGCAACTTAACGACAATGGACAGGTTTTGTTCCGTTATTGCGATGAAAGTGGAAATATTTCCAAAGAGGCCAATCCAAATGGATCGGTAGAAAACATTGCTGGGGTTTGTAATTCTGGAAAAAATGTTTTTGGAATGATGCCTCACCCTGAAAGAGCTGCAGATAAAGACCTGGGAAATACGGATGGAATTGTTATTTTTGATTCTATTATTTCTGTATTAAACAAGGTTAGTGCCTAA
- a CDS encoding YicC family protein codes for MIKSMTGYGKAVTDWESKKITVEIRSLNSKQLDLNLRVNGLYREKELEIRSIGMNQAERGRVDLSVYVESAGEEKSVKINTSLAKNYFNELRSLAESVGAPQTDYLALIMKMPDIFTHTEKPELDEKEWKVVVGAIHKAFIEFNVFRSDEGKALEKELNLRVNNILDLLKEIEVFDPIRTKQVKERLQKHLDELTEKESIDKNRFEQELIYYLEKLDITEERVRLRTHCNYFFETMESTAAEGRKLGFISQEIGREVNTIGSKANDASIQKLVVQMKDELEKIKEQLLNVL; via the coding sequence ATGATAAAATCAATGACGGGTTACGGGAAGGCTGTAACTGATTGGGAAAGCAAAAAAATAACAGTTGAAATTCGCTCATTGAATAGTAAACAGCTTGATTTAAATCTTCGGGTAAATGGTTTGTATCGGGAAAAGGAGTTGGAAATTCGTTCTATTGGAATGAACCAGGCGGAAAGAGGAAGAGTGGATTTATCGGTTTATGTTGAATCGGCAGGTGAAGAAAAATCTGTAAAAATCAACACTTCTCTTGCTAAAAACTATTTCAATGAATTGCGAAGTTTGGCAGAATCTGTTGGTGCCCCTCAAACAGATTATTTAGCATTGATAATGAAAATGCCTGATATTTTCACCCATACTGAAAAGCCGGAGTTGGATGAAAAGGAATGGAAGGTTGTAGTTGGGGCAATTCATAAGGCATTTATAGAGTTTAATGTTTTTAGATCAGATGAGGGCAAAGCTCTTGAAAAAGAATTAAATCTCAGGGTAAATAATATTCTTGATTTGTTAAAAGAAATTGAGGTTTTTGATCCAATACGTACAAAACAGGTAAAGGAACGTTTACAAAAGCACCTGGATGAATTAACTGAAAAAGAATCTATTGACAAAAATCGATTTGAACAGGAACTTATATATTATCTTGAAAAATTAGATATTACAGAGGAACGTGTTAGGCTTAGGACTCATTGCAATTACTTTTTTGAAACCATGGAAAGCACAGCAGCAGAAGGTCGAAAACTGGGTTTTATTTCCCAGGAAATTGGCAGGGAAGTAAACACAATCGGATCAAAGGCTAATGACGCTTCTATTCAAAAACTGGTAGTTCAAATGAAAGACGAGCTTGAAAAAATAAAAGAACAACTTCTAAATGTACTTTAG
- the purD gene encoding phosphoribosylamine--glycine ligase — protein MKVLILGSGGREHAFAKQIAASPKCEKLYIAPGNAGTAQYGHNAPLSITDFDGIKKFVTDFNITLVLVGPEDPLVNGIADYFLANEELKNIPVIGPGKEGARLEGSKDFAKQFMQRHKIPTAGYKSFSIFNIEQGYTFLESLRPPYVLKADGLAGGKGVVILEDLQQAKAELKAMLEDAKFGEASRKVVIEEFLKGTELSVFVLTDGISYKILPEAKDYKRIGEGDSGLNTGGMGAVSPVPFAGKEFMDAVEKRIIIPTIEGLKKEEIPYKGFIFIGLIEVDGSPYVIEYNVRMGDPETEVVLPRIKTDFLDLLSSVAMETLNKQELVIDNRAAVTVVLVSGGYPGDYEKEKRITGLKDITESFVYHAGTKEINGEIVSDGGRVLAVTSLAANMKDALEASYKNAQSISFEGKYFRKDIGKDLMPS, from the coding sequence ATGAAAGTATTAATACTAGGATCAGGTGGTAGGGAGCATGCCTTTGCAAAACAAATTGCTGCAAGTCCAAAATGCGAAAAATTATATATTGCACCTGGAAATGCAGGAACTGCTCAGTATGGACACAATGCGCCTTTATCAATTACGGATTTTGATGGCATCAAAAAATTTGTTACTGATTTTAATATTACCCTTGTCTTGGTTGGACCTGAAGACCCTTTGGTTAATGGAATTGCCGATTATTTTCTTGCAAATGAAGAACTTAAGAATATCCCGGTAATTGGGCCTGGTAAGGAAGGCGCAAGACTTGAGGGCAGTAAGGATTTTGCAAAACAATTCATGCAAAGGCATAAAATTCCAACTGCTGGTTATAAATCCTTCAGCATTTTTAACATAGAACAAGGGTATACTTTCCTTGAAAGTTTAAGGCCTCCCTATGTTTTAAAAGCAGACGGACTTGCTGGAGGAAAGGGTGTAGTTATACTGGAAGATTTGCAACAGGCTAAAGCAGAATTAAAAGCGATGTTGGAAGATGCTAAATTTGGTGAAGCCTCCAGGAAAGTAGTAATTGAAGAATTCTTAAAGGGAACTGAACTTTCAGTATTTGTGCTTACAGATGGAATTTCGTATAAAATACTTCCAGAGGCTAAAGATTATAAAAGAATAGGGGAAGGTGATTCTGGCCTGAATACAGGAGGAATGGGTGCTGTATCTCCTGTACCATTTGCTGGAAAAGAATTTATGGATGCTGTTGAGAAAAGAATTATTATCCCAACAATTGAGGGGCTTAAAAAGGAAGAAATTCCTTATAAAGGATTTATTTTCATTGGATTAATTGAAGTTGATGGAAGCCCTTATGTAATAGAATACAACGTTCGTATGGGTGATCCTGAAACCGAGGTTGTTTTGCCTAGAATTAAAACAGATTTCCTGGATTTATTATCTTCAGTAGCAATGGAAACACTTAATAAGCAGGAATTGGTTATTGATAACAGGGCTGCGGTAACAGTTGTTCTTGTATCAGGAGGCTATCCGGGAGATTACGAAAAAGAAAAAAGAATCACTGGTTTAAAAGATATAACAGAAAGTTTCGTTTACCATGCAGGAACAAAAGAAATAAACGGAGAAATAGTAAGTGATGGAGGACGGGTGTTGGCAGTTACTTCCTTAGCTGCAAATATGAAAGATGCACTGGAAGCATCATACAAAAATGCCCAGTCAATAAGTTTTGAAGGAAAATATTTCAGAAAAGATATTGGTAAAGACCTAATGCCTAGTTAA
- a CDS encoding PKD domain-containing protein, translated as MKKTYLILLFLSLLSLKINAQSCDVYFGSTIQSDTVFFDAYHSDGLATGSYSWSFGDGNTSSLKNPIHIYSTSGTFNVSLNFTSTSDTSCTPSFSDSVVINTCSLTATISSGNTSCFSCADGSASAFATGGTPSYIYSWSNGATTQSINNLQTGTYTVTITDISGCNFSSSIIIYSPQQCDVFFTSNVSSNSVSFSAFHSENLTGVYSWDFGDGGTATVKNPTHSYSASGTYFVTVNFASSTDNTCTPSLTDSVLINLCPLTATITSTNVSCNGCSDGTATITASGGTAPYSYIWVSGVTSSYIDNLAVGTYSAIVTDAIGCSYTVSTYISGPAQCDVYFSSIVSDSTTVFFNAYHSDSIVSGIYSWDFGDGETGSGQNPVHTYNNSGSYTVYVSFSSSTDSSCNPSFYDVVLVNLAPVYDLIGLVYAGVNILDEAYVSVYKQSNALFYSYTDVLINGGEFNISGLPQGTYLVKVSPTPSSSFFGQYLPTYYGDSTLWAGAELINLNATFYGTFNLVPFVVTDTTWNSGNDIFLGTVFQDTTGFGRAGSNPVRNTTVNMRNSSNDLLTAQLTDENGVFKIKNVAAGNYKLEVDYPGYVMQPFLITADGDSTTSTSINFDLEQNGSIAVSILNTYHKIKTGLISIYPNPASDILFISTASFNLNAVQIKITSFSGNVIYTNQMVLNKDEVKLDISEIPNGIYFISVQTDKEIITKKLIIKH; from the coding sequence ATGAAAAAAACATACTTAATATTGCTTTTTTTAAGCCTATTATCTTTAAAAATAAATGCTCAGTCATGTGATGTTTATTTTGGTTCAACTATTCAATCGGACACAGTCTTTTTCGATGCATACCATTCTGATGGCCTAGCTACTGGATCTTACAGTTGGAGTTTTGGGGACGGGAACACATCTTCCCTTAAAAACCCAATTCACATTTATTCCACCTCGGGCACTTTTAACGTTTCATTGAATTTTACCTCAACTTCAGATACAAGCTGTACCCCAAGCTTTTCAGATAGTGTTGTAATTAACACCTGCTCCCTTACTGCCACTATTAGCTCTGGCAATACATCCTGTTTTAGTTGTGCAGATGGCTCAGCAAGTGCATTTGCAACAGGCGGTACACCTTCATATATCTATTCATGGTCCAATGGAGCAACAACCCAAAGCATAAATAATTTACAAACGGGTACATATACTGTGACTATAACAGATATTTCGGGATGCAATTTTTCCTCAAGCATTATTATTTATAGTCCTCAGCAATGTGATGTTTTCTTTACTTCAAATGTTTCTTCCAATTCAGTTTCCTTTTCCGCTTTTCATTCCGAAAATTTAACGGGAGTGTATTCCTGGGATTTTGGAGACGGAGGAACAGCAACGGTGAAAAATCCAACTCATTCATATAGCGCCTCAGGTACTTATTTTGTTACCGTCAATTTCGCATCTTCTACTGATAATACCTGTACTCCAAGTTTAACAGATAGTGTTTTAATTAATCTTTGTCCTCTAACAGCAACTATTACTTCTACAAATGTTTCCTGCAATGGTTGTTCTGATGGAACTGCAACAATAACTGCTTCTGGAGGAACTGCTCCTTATTCATATATTTGGGTCTCAGGTGTAACATCTTCTTATATTGATAATTTGGCTGTAGGCACATATTCTGCAATTGTAACTGATGCTATTGGCTGCTCATATACTGTAAGCACTTATATTTCTGGTCCTGCTCAATGTGATGTTTATTTCTCATCCATTGTTTCAGATAGCACAACTGTATTTTTCAATGCTTATCACTCTGATAGTATAGTATCTGGAATTTACTCCTGGGATTTTGGAGATGGAGAAACAGGCTCTGGCCAAAATCCTGTTCATACTTATAACAACTCGGGAAGTTATACAGTTTATGTTTCCTTTTCTTCCTCTACAGATAGTTCATGTAATCCAAGTTTTTATGATGTCGTATTGGTAAATTTGGCTCCTGTTTATGATCTTATTGGCTTAGTTTATGCAGGTGTAAATATCCTTGATGAAGCTTACGTTTCTGTTTATAAGCAAAGCAATGCTCTTTTTTATTCTTATACTGATGTATTAATAAATGGAGGGGAATTTAATATTTCGGGCCTTCCGCAAGGAACATATTTGGTTAAAGTTTCCCCTACTCCTTCTTCTTCCTTTTTCGGACAATACCTTCCAACCTATTATGGTGATTCAACATTATGGGCAGGTGCTGAGCTGATTAATCTGAACGCTACTTTTTATGGAACTTTCAATCTTGTTCCTTTTGTTGTTACAGATACAACCTGGAACTCAGGTAACGATATTTTCTTAGGCACAGTGTTTCAGGACACAACAGGCTTTGGGCGAGCAGGATCAAACCCAGTTAGAAATACAACTGTAAACATGAGAAATAGTTCAAATGATTTATTAACTGCTCAATTAACTGATGAGAATGGTGTATTTAAAATCAAAAATGTAGCAGCGGGAAATTACAAATTAGAGGTTGATTATCCTGGTTATGTCATGCAACCATTTTTAATCACTGCAGATGGAGATTCCACAACATCTACTTCCATTAATTTTGACCTGGAACAGAATGGCTCAATTGCTGTGAGCATATTAAATACTTACCATAAAATTAAAACAGGTCTAATATCCATTTATCCAAATCCTGCTTCGGATATACTTTTTATAAGTACTGCTTCTTTTAACTTAAACGCTGTTCAAATTAAGATCACTTCTTTTTCTGGAAATGTAATTTATACCAATCAAATGGTATTAAACAAGGATGAAGTAAAACTTGATATTTCTGAAATACCTAATGGTATATATTTTATTAGTGTGCAAACGGATAAGGAAATTATTACAAAAAAATTAATCATTAAACATTAA
- a CDS encoding SpoIIE family protein phosphatase: MFKNISIVLFFSLSFSSFSQEQGKPYITNYTPKDYKAATQNWAIVQDNRGVMYFANNTCVIEYDGKEWRNIPVSNNSIVRSLAADSNGTIYVGAVGEFGFLLPDEKGNLNYKSLSSELDSTDRSFADVWQTFANKEFVFFGTQQVLYIYHKQSGKISTVKAGENNFHVFFMVHQKLYVRKWNEGLMQLENQQFELVKGGEKFSEERIYVMLPYKENKILMGTRSKGLFIFSPSSDLRTNPELFIKLESDADEFLLQNQLYHGAMLENDAYALATIRGGVIIIGKDGKTKAILNKQTDLQDDFVFFVCPDNQSGLWVALNTGISRVEINSPISLWGESSGLKGEIESIIRHKNILYIATSRGVYYLTGGKFQPVSGIESQSWDLIQFNTGLDKKLLVATSSGVYEINLNKSVLINELVSGKLLQSKVDRNKLYVGLFDGLMEMFYESGKWITKERIQNLNDDVQSLEEDKNGNLWISTRNQGIARFKDGKVKYYDPVSGVTLLRGIRIFKLNNQELLFATEKGVYVYDQQKDKFNYHPINETLVKTDNPAIWQLTKDKAENLLLNIFTETNNWIELAVKEKNGYRRDTIGFKRLPSMTIQALLSEEDQFWIGGTEGLFQYKKSLQKNYLLPFNALIRKVSSTNDSILFYGTYFSNEISSNGVDKYMTTWQSDSLIPELDYAQNSLNFNFSAPYFDGNVSILYSYFLEGYDNKWSAWDISNKKEYTNLPEGTYRFKVRAKNIYGVISNSAEYQYIILPPWYRTFWAFFGYLILFATLIYILVQLSVRSLKKSKIKLELTVKERTAEITNQNIELHHQKAEIEHQKKEITDSINYAERIQRSILPPIKQIQSFFPDSFVLFKPKDIVSGDFYSFFKVENPKNNETKFLIAAADCTGHGVPGAFMSVVGSEKISAAVKTSDDPGKILQLLNKSIKVALRQSDNADSTRDGMDIALCGINLEGKKMYFSGANRPLWLIRKENQEWNLTEYKPTKSAIGGLTDEKQEFETLEIDIKKDDRIYLSSDGYADQFGGEKGKKMMTKNFKEKLLSIQERSMKEQEQILEHYFVEWKSSLEQVDDVLVIALKI; the protein is encoded by the coding sequence ATGTTTAAAAATATTTCGATCGTCTTATTTTTTTCTTTATCGTTTTCTTCTTTTTCACAGGAGCAAGGCAAACCCTATATAACAAATTATACACCTAAGGATTATAAAGCAGCAACTCAAAACTGGGCAATAGTTCAGGACAACAGAGGAGTAATGTATTTTGCAAACAATACTTGTGTAATTGAATACGATGGCAAAGAATGGAGAAATATACCCGTTTCCAACAATTCAATAGTTCGTTCCCTGGCTGCTGATTCAAATGGAACCATTTATGTTGGTGCTGTGGGTGAGTTTGGCTTTCTTTTGCCTGATGAAAAAGGAAACTTAAATTATAAATCCCTAAGTTCTGAATTGGATTCCACTGACCGATCTTTTGCAGATGTATGGCAGACATTTGCCAATAAGGAATTTGTGTTTTTTGGCACACAACAAGTCCTGTACATTTATCACAAGCAATCAGGAAAAATAAGTACGGTAAAAGCAGGTGAGAATAATTTTCATGTTTTTTTTATGGTGCATCAAAAACTCTATGTAAGAAAATGGAATGAAGGATTAATGCAACTAGAAAACCAACAATTTGAACTGGTAAAAGGTGGGGAGAAATTTTCAGAAGAAAGAATTTATGTAATGCTGCCTTATAAGGAAAACAAAATTTTAATGGGTACTCGAAGTAAAGGGCTATTTATTTTTTCTCCCTCTTCTGATCTAAGAACAAATCCTGAATTGTTTATCAAATTAGAATCTGATGCAGATGAATTTTTACTGCAAAATCAATTGTATCACGGAGCAATGCTAGAAAATGATGCTTATGCCCTTGCAACAATTAGAGGAGGAGTAATCATTATTGGAAAGGATGGCAAAACCAAGGCCATTTTAAATAAGCAGACTGACCTTCAGGATGATTTTGTATTTTTCGTTTGCCCCGATAACCAATCAGGATTATGGGTTGCGTTAAACACAGGAATTTCCAGAGTTGAAATTAATTCGCCAATTAGTTTATGGGGTGAATCCTCCGGTTTAAAAGGGGAAATTGAATCAATTATTCGCCATAAAAATATACTATATATAGCAACAAGCCGCGGTGTTTATTATTTAACTGGTGGTAAATTCCAACCTGTTTCAGGCATAGAATCTCAATCATGGGATTTAATACAGTTCAATACAGGTTTGGATAAAAAACTTCTGGTGGCAACAAGTTCAGGAGTTTATGAAATAAACTTGAACAAATCAGTATTGATAAATGAATTGGTAAGTGGCAAGCTATTGCAGTCAAAAGTTGATAGGAATAAACTTTATGTTGGCTTGTTTGATGGATTAATGGAAATGTTTTACGAATCCGGAAAATGGATCACAAAAGAAAGAATACAGAATCTAAATGACGATGTTCAATCTCTGGAAGAAGATAAAAATGGAAACCTTTGGATAAGTACCCGTAACCAGGGGATTGCCCGTTTTAAAGATGGGAAAGTCAAATATTATGATCCTGTTAGTGGTGTAACTTTATTAAGAGGAATCAGAATTTTTAAATTAAATAATCAAGAGTTATTATTTGCAACTGAAAAAGGTGTTTACGTTTATGATCAGCAAAAAGACAAATTCAATTATCATCCCATAAATGAAACCCTTGTTAAAACAGACAATCCTGCTATCTGGCAACTCACAAAAGACAAAGCGGAAAACTTACTGTTGAACATTTTTACTGAAACCAACAATTGGATAGAGCTGGCAGTAAAAGAAAAAAACGGGTACAGAAGGGATACAATCGGTTTTAAAAGACTTCCTTCAATGACAATACAAGCCCTGCTTTCAGAGGAAGATCAATTTTGGATTGGGGGAACAGAAGGATTGTTTCAATACAAAAAATCCTTACAAAAAAATTATTTACTCCCTTTTAATGCCTTAATCCGTAAGGTCTCCTCCACCAACGATTCGATACTTTTTTATGGCACTTATTTTTCGAATGAAATTTCCTCTAATGGGGTAGATAAATATATGACCACTTGGCAGTCTGATTCTTTAATTCCGGAGCTTGATTATGCACAAAACTCACTCAATTTTAATTTTTCTGCCCCTTATTTTGATGGCAATGTCTCTATTTTATACAGTTATTTTTTAGAAGGATATGATAACAAGTGGTCAGCCTGGGATATTAGCAATAAAAAAGAATATACAAATTTACCAGAGGGAACCTACCGTTTTAAGGTTCGGGCAAAAAACATTTATGGTGTAATCAGTAATTCGGCTGAATATCAATATATAATTCTTCCTCCTTGGTATCGTACCTTTTGGGCCTTTTTCGGATATCTTATTCTCTTTGCTACATTAATTTATATATTAGTTCAGCTTAGTGTAAGGAGTTTGAAAAAATCAAAAATAAAGCTTGAATTAACCGTTAAAGAGAGAACAGCAGAAATAACAAATCAAAACATTGAATTGCACCATCAAAAAGCTGAAATTGAGCATCAGAAAAAAGAAATTACAGATAGTATAAACTATGCAGAACGTATTCAAAGGTCAATTCTTCCACCAATAAAGCAAATACAGTCGTTTTTTCCTGATTCATTCGTGCTATTTAAACCAAAAGACATTGTTAGTGGGGATTTTTACTCTTTCTTTAAAGTTGAAAACCCAAAAAACAATGAAACAAAATTTTTAATAGCAGCTGCTGATTGCACAGGACATGGGGTTCCAGGTGCTTTTATGAGCGTTGTTGGATCAGAAAAAATCAGCGCAGCGGTTAAAACTTCTGATGATCCGGGGAAAATACTTCAATTGCTGAATAAATCTATTAAAGTAGCTCTTCGCCAATCAGATAATGCAGATTCAACAAGGGATGGAATGGATATAGCGTTATGTGGAATAAATTTAGAAGGAAAAAAAATGTATTTTTCAGGCGCCAACAGACCATTGTGGCTAATTAGAAAAGAAAATCAGGAATGGAATTTAACGGAATATAAACCTACCAAAAGTGCAATTGGTGGGTTAACAGACGAAAAACAGGAATTTGAAACCCTGGAAATTGATATTAAAAAGGATGATAGAATTTATTTATCTTCAGATGGATATGCCGATCAATTTGGGGGAGAAAAAGGCAAAAAAATGATGACAAAAAATTTCAAAGAAAAACTGCTTTCTATTCAAGAACGCTCCATGAAAGAGCAGGAGCAAATTCTAGAACACTATTTTGTTGAGTGGAAATCATCTTTGGAACAAGTGGATGATGTATTGGTAATTGCACTGAAAATTTAA